In the genome of Salinirussus salinus, one region contains:
- a CDS encoding DUF7859 family protein has protein sequence MDWVLVGMVGLLLGFVFFLYLFIRRTVTGFSEGVDRGKR, from the coding sequence ATGGATTGGGTCCTCGTCGGGATGGTAGGGCTCCTGCTGGGGTTCGTCTTCTTCCTGTACCTGTTCATCCGCCGAACGGTCACGGGTTTCAGCGAGGGCGTCGACCGCGGCAAGCGTTAG
- a CDS encoding YihY/virulence factor BrkB family protein: MSRSARPGVASTVRSLVSVARTEQLGFMAAAIAYYAFVSLVPLLLVTVAVASAVAGPVFAADVLTIVGGILSPEAIALLSDSLTDGPGRGGATVVGLVVLLWSGLRVFRGLDVAFARIYRADAHRSFLTNVRDAAVALAAIALAVGAVVAVTALLPLAGLSPGGSLRTLWLAAALPVVFLPLYYVFPDCPVTVREVVPGAAFAGVGWTLLGFLFGVYAATADSFQLYGLIGGVLLALTWFYLGGLVLLSGAALNTVLAGRRDRQLQQGSLRDPTRARMSESDGPDDEADDTDADAGTDTAVGDTDRAADRVSERVDYEDIAQLRRELDRFESEIDDRTVHRDELEADLKGYIRRRQRRGHARGWGPYLVLLYGTLMTLGAFYFLNGVWAVLAMVVIWLSTLGLYTLMVLVGVTFTVAGLPGRLRDTVRDFRD; the protein is encoded by the coding sequence ATGTCCCGCTCCGCCCGGCCCGGAGTCGCTTCGACAGTTCGCTCGCTCGTCTCCGTTGCCCGAACCGAACAGCTCGGCTTCATGGCGGCCGCCATCGCCTACTACGCCTTCGTCTCGCTGGTCCCGCTACTTCTCGTCACAGTGGCGGTCGCTTCGGCGGTTGCCGGCCCCGTATTCGCCGCCGACGTGTTGACCATCGTCGGCGGGATCCTCTCGCCGGAGGCTATCGCCCTCCTGAGCGACTCGCTCACCGACGGGCCCGGCCGCGGCGGGGCGACCGTCGTCGGCCTCGTCGTACTGCTCTGGAGCGGACTCCGGGTGTTTCGCGGGCTCGACGTCGCCTTCGCGCGGATCTACCGGGCCGACGCCCACCGCTCGTTTCTGACGAACGTGCGCGACGCCGCCGTGGCGCTCGCCGCCATCGCGCTCGCGGTCGGTGCCGTCGTCGCGGTGACTGCGCTGCTTCCGCTCGCGGGACTCTCCCCCGGCGGCTCCCTGCGGACGCTCTGGCTGGCCGCGGCCCTGCCGGTCGTCTTTCTCCCGCTGTACTACGTCTTCCCGGACTGTCCGGTAACGGTCCGTGAGGTCGTCCCCGGAGCCGCCTTCGCCGGGGTCGGCTGGACGCTGCTGGGCTTCCTGTTCGGAGTCTACGCCGCGACCGCCGACAGTTTCCAGCTGTACGGGCTGATCGGGGGTGTGTTGCTCGCGCTGACGTGGTTCTATCTCGGCGGCCTGGTGCTGTTGAGTGGGGCCGCCCTGAACACCGTGCTCGCGGGTCGCCGCGACCGGCAACTACAACAGGGGTCGCTACGAGACCCTACCCGAGCGCGTATGAGCGAGTCCGACGGCCCCGACGACGAGGCTGACGACACGGACGCCGATGCCGGTACAGATACAGCGGTCGGCGACACGGACCGGGCTGCCGACCGCGTCAGCGAGCGCGTCGACTACGAGGACATCGCACAGCTCCGGCGCGAACTCGACCGCTTCGAGTCCGAAATCGACGACCGCACGGTCCACCGCGACGAACTCGAGGCCGACCTGAAGGGGTATATCCGCCGGCGCCAGCGCCGCGGCCACGCACGCGGGTGGGGACCGTATCTCGTCCTGCTGTACGGCACGCTCATGACTCTCGGTGCCTTCTACTTCCTGAACGGGGTCTGGGCGGTCCTCGCGATGGTCGTCATCTGGCTGTCGACGCTCGGGCTGTACACGCTGATGGTGCTCGTGGGAGTCACGTTCACCGTCGCCGGACTCCCCGGACGGCTCCGGGATACGGTTCGGGACTTCCGGGACTGA
- the thsB gene encoding thermosome subunit beta, whose product MSQQQMQGQPMIVLGEDAQRMKDESAQEHNIAAARAVAESVRSTLGPKGMDKMLVTSLGDIVVTNDGVTILDEMDIDNPTAEMIVEVAETQEDEAGDGTTTAVSVAGELLKGAEELLEQDIHPTAVIKGFTMASEQAREEIDDIAVEVDREDEEVLRKVAETSMTGKGAEQHKDTLAGLVVDAARAVTVEADDGSYVVDLAYLNTQTATGGSAGDSELIEGSIIDKDPLHEDMPTEAEGDVLLLDSPLELEEADVDTQVSVTDPDQLQDFIAQEEQQLKDLVDTIVDLGADVVICQKGVDDMVQHYLAKEGILGMRRVKKSDLEFLREVVGANIVSDLDAATAEDLGHGTVTRDENAGHYVVEGGEDAHGVTLFLRGSTDHVVDEIERGVQDALDVVADTITEGTVLPGGGAPETEVAARLRDYADGVSGREQLAVEAFADALDVVPRTLAENSGLDPIDTLVDLRSAHDDGRVRAGLNVFSGDVEDTFEAGIVEPAHAKRQAVSSATEAANLVLKIDDIISAGDLSTEGDEDPGAGGPGGGMGGMGGMGGMGGAM is encoded by the coding sequence ATGAGCCAGCAGCAGATGCAGGGCCAGCCGATGATCGTACTGGGCGAGGACGCCCAGCGGATGAAAGACGAGAGCGCACAGGAGCACAACATCGCCGCGGCCCGAGCCGTCGCCGAGTCGGTCCGGTCGACGCTCGGCCCGAAGGGGATGGACAAGATGCTCGTCACCTCCCTCGGCGACATCGTCGTCACCAACGACGGGGTGACCATCCTCGACGAGATGGACATCGACAACCCCACCGCGGAGATGATCGTCGAGGTCGCCGAGACACAGGAGGACGAGGCCGGCGACGGGACGACCACGGCGGTCTCGGTCGCGGGCGAACTCCTCAAGGGCGCCGAGGAGCTCCTGGAGCAGGACATCCACCCGACGGCGGTCATCAAGGGCTTCACGATGGCCTCCGAGCAGGCCCGCGAGGAGATCGACGACATCGCCGTCGAGGTCGACCGCGAGGACGAGGAGGTCCTCCGGAAGGTCGCCGAGACGTCGATGACCGGCAAGGGCGCCGAGCAGCACAAGGACACGCTGGCCGGGCTCGTCGTCGACGCCGCCCGCGCGGTCACCGTCGAGGCCGACGACGGCTCCTACGTCGTCGACCTGGCCTACCTGAACACCCAGACCGCGACCGGCGGCTCCGCCGGCGACTCCGAGCTCATCGAGGGGAGCATCATCGACAAGGACCCCCTCCACGAGGACATGCCGACCGAGGCCGAGGGCGACGTGCTCCTGCTTGACTCGCCGCTCGAACTCGAGGAGGCCGACGTCGACACCCAGGTCAGCGTCACCGACCCCGACCAGCTCCAGGACTTCATCGCCCAGGAGGAACAGCAGCTCAAGGACCTGGTCGATACGATCGTCGACCTCGGGGCCGACGTCGTCATCTGCCAGAAGGGCGTCGACGACATGGTCCAGCACTACCTCGCCAAGGAGGGCATCCTGGGGATGCGCCGCGTCAAGAAGTCCGACCTGGAGTTCCTGCGTGAGGTCGTCGGCGCGAACATCGTCTCCGACCTGGACGCTGCGACCGCCGAGGACCTCGGCCACGGGACGGTCACCCGCGACGAGAACGCCGGCCACTACGTCGTCGAGGGCGGCGAGGACGCCCACGGCGTCACCCTGTTCCTGCGGGGATCGACCGACCACGTCGTCGACGAGATCGAGCGCGGCGTCCAGGACGCGCTGGACGTCGTCGCCGACACCATCACCGAGGGGACGGTCCTGCCCGGCGGCGGCGCCCCCGAGACCGAGGTCGCCGCCCGGCTGCGCGACTACGCCGACGGCGTCAGCGGCCGCGAACAGCTCGCCGTCGAGGCCTTCGCGGACGCACTCGACGTCGTGCCCCGGACGCTCGCGGAGAACTCCGGGCTCGACCCCATCGACACCCTGGTCGACCTGCGCTCGGCCCACGACGACGGCCGGGTCCGGGCCGGCCTGAACGTCTTCAGCGGCGACGTCGAGGACACCTTCGAGGCGGGTATCGTCGAGCCCGCCCACGCCAAGCGCCAGGCCGTCTCCTCCGCCACGGAGGCAGCCAACCTCGTGCTCAAGATCGACGACATCATTTCCGCCGGCGACCTCTCCACCGAGGGTGACGAGGACCCCGGCGCCGGCGGCCCCGGCGGCGGCATGGGTGGCATGGGCGGTATGGGCGGCATGGGCGGCGCCATGTAA
- a CDS encoding class I adenylate-forming enzyme family protein, with protein MEPVPAEDLMTSPYDGSVANLLTRPAEKFPDEVAVEHAGDELTYAEFHDRVKRVAGGLHEMGLEPGDRLCVYLPNGIPFCVTIWACIHAGVVASPINPEYRRRETEYQFEDSDSVAVVCDGEREEWAVPVAEEVGLEVISADPDSDHTTLDDLAAAGEPTLVEREDDDVLLQPYTSGTTGKPKGVLLTHENFRVQIVNGVTSYTAGQIRGDGLAVVPMYHITGVVVMTTTLATGRTLHTIRPDQWDPDLVLRTLDEYDIPSFTGVATMFMDLLQTYKENPDAYDLSSLWRAGQGGDKLPVPVHEEFEEVFDVPVIEGYGLTETTAGSHSVRYATLGDKIGSVGQPAGHTHSKVVDPETGEEVPDGEEGEIVMKGPHVMEGYYRRPEATEAAFTEDGYFRTGDRGYRDEDNYYYISGREKDMILTGGYNVYPAEVEQVLYDHPEIHEVAVFGVPHERKGETVAAALTLVEGSDLTEEEIKEYALKEIAPYKHPRIVEIREQLPKTGSGKIRKVELREELVDEE; from the coding sequence ATGGAACCCGTCCCAGCCGAGGACCTTATGACGTCGCCCTACGACGGGAGCGTGGCGAACCTGCTAACGCGGCCAGCCGAGAAGTTCCCCGACGAGGTGGCGGTCGAACACGCCGGCGACGAACTCACCTACGCCGAGTTTCACGACCGGGTGAAGCGGGTCGCCGGCGGCCTCCACGAGATGGGTCTCGAACCGGGCGACCGGCTCTGTGTCTACCTCCCCAACGGCATCCCCTTCTGTGTCACCATCTGGGCCTGCATCCACGCCGGCGTCGTCGCCTCCCCGATCAATCCGGAGTACCGCCGCCGGGAGACCGAGTACCAGTTCGAGGACTCAGACTCCGTTGCGGTGGTCTGCGACGGCGAGCGCGAGGAGTGGGCGGTGCCGGTCGCCGAGGAGGTGGGGCTGGAGGTCATCAGCGCCGACCCCGACAGCGACCACACCACGCTCGACGACCTCGCGGCGGCCGGCGAGCCCACGCTGGTCGAACGCGAGGACGACGACGTCCTCCTCCAGCCGTACACCTCGGGAACGACGGGCAAACCGAAGGGGGTCCTGCTGACCCACGAGAACTTCCGGGTCCAGATCGTCAACGGCGTCACCTCCTACACCGCCGGACAGATCCGCGGGGACGGGCTCGCAGTCGTTCCGATGTACCACATCACCGGCGTCGTGGTGATGACGACGACACTCGCCACCGGCCGCACCCTCCATACCATCCGCCCCGACCAGTGGGACCCCGACCTCGTCCTCCGGACGCTGGACGAGTACGACATCCCCTCCTTTACCGGGGTCGCGACGATGTTCATGGACCTGCTCCAGACCTACAAGGAAAACCCCGACGCCTACGACCTCTCCTCGCTGTGGCGGGCCGGCCAGGGCGGCGACAAGCTTCCGGTCCCGGTCCACGAGGAGTTCGAGGAGGTCTTCGACGTCCCGGTCATCGAGGGGTACGGGCTGACGGAGACGACCGCCGGGAGTCACTCCGTGCGGTACGCGACGCTGGGCGACAAGATCGGCAGCGTTGGCCAGCCGGCCGGCCACACCCACTCGAAGGTGGTCGACCCCGAGACCGGCGAGGAGGTCCCCGACGGCGAGGAAGGGGAGATCGTGATGAAGGGGCCACACGTGATGGAGGGGTACTACAGGCGCCCGGAGGCCACCGAGGCGGCCTTTACCGAGGACGGCTACTTCCGGACGGGCGACCGGGGGTACCGCGACGAGGACAACTACTACTACATCAGCGGCCGCGAGAAGGACATGATCCTCACCGGCGGGTACAACGTCTACCCCGCCGAGGTCGAGCAGGTGCTGTACGACCACCCCGAGATTCACGAGGTCGCCGTCTTCGGGGTCCCACACGAGCGCAAGGGCGAGACGGTCGCGGCAGCGCTCACGCTCGTCGAGGGCTCGGACCTCACCGAAGAGGAGATCAAGGAGTACGCCCTCAAGGAAATCGCCCCGTACAAACACCCCCGGATCGTGGAGATCCGCGAGCAACTCCCGAAGACCGGCAGCGGCAAGATCCGCAAGGTCGAGTTGCGCGAGGAACTCGTCGACGAAGAGTGA
- a CDS encoding translation initiation factor IF-2 subunit beta, giving the protein MNYDSALDRAYDDLPEETHDAGERLSVPDPEGETDGAFTRLTNIGAIADALGREPEHLHSAIQTALGTSGQFEGDRARYNGDFGIDDFEAAVDSYIEQFVTCSECGLPDTVLSREDGVEMLRCQACGAFRPVGKNAPSTTRTQQRETVEEGTTYELEITGTGRKGDGVANRGDYTIFVPGAQEGQVVRAVIESTSGDLAFARLV; this is encoded by the coding sequence ATGAACTACGATTCTGCGCTCGACAGGGCCTACGACGACCTGCCGGAGGAGACACACGACGCCGGCGAGCGACTCTCGGTCCCGGACCCGGAAGGCGAGACCGACGGCGCGTTCACCCGGCTGACCAACATCGGCGCCATCGCGGACGCGCTCGGCCGCGAGCCCGAGCACCTCCACAGCGCCATCCAGACCGCGCTGGGCACGAGCGGCCAGTTCGAGGGCGACCGCGCCCGCTACAACGGCGACTTCGGGATCGACGACTTCGAGGCGGCCGTCGACAGCTACATCGAGCAGTTCGTCACCTGCTCGGAGTGTGGCCTGCCCGACACCGTGTTGAGCCGCGAGGACGGCGTCGAGATGCTGCGCTGTCAGGCCTGTGGCGCGTTCCGCCCGGTCGGAAAGAACGCCCCCTCGACCACCCGGACCCAGCAGCGCGAGACCGTCGAGGAGGGGACGACCTACGAACTGGAGATCACCGGGACCGGTCGGAAGGGTGACGGTGTCGCCAACCGCGGCGACTACACCATCTTCGTCCCCGGCGCACAGGAAGGACAGGTCGTCCGGGCGGTCATCGAGTCCACCAGCGGCGACCTGGCCTTTGCACGGCTAGTCTGA
- a CDS encoding tRNA (guanine(26)-N(2))-dimethyltransferase: MRIHEGGVDLEVPEQPEEGAGDAVFFNPVQELNRDLTVAALRAHRERNSRASSYCDATTATGVRGVRAAADGWEVTCCDVDPDATALAAENLALNDLDGETVTRDANVVLHERAFDVVDIDPFGTPIPFADAAFRGTGELLCVTATDLAPLCGAHFNSGVRSYSAVPRNTEYHGEMGVRILLAALARTAARYDVAVDPLLTHASDHYVRTYLGLDRGAQAADAALDRLGHIYHCQECLWRETERGLTADPPDCCGNCGAAVQTAGPVWLGRTVEDDFLDATAAAVPDEFGTAEEARALLETLGDELDTPTHYDQHRLCKLWGRPATAMDDFLTDLRAVGHGASRTHYGGTTFKTTASVGEIRTATGESD; this comes from the coding sequence ATGCGCATCCACGAGGGGGGTGTCGACCTCGAGGTCCCCGAACAGCCCGAGGAGGGTGCTGGCGACGCCGTCTTCTTCAACCCCGTTCAGGAGCTGAACCGGGACCTGACCGTCGCAGCCCTCCGGGCCCACCGCGAGCGCAACTCCCGCGCCAGTAGCTACTGCGACGCCACGACCGCGACCGGCGTCCGCGGCGTCCGGGCCGCCGCCGACGGCTGGGAAGTCACCTGCTGTGACGTCGACCCTGACGCGACTGCCCTGGCTGCAGAGAATCTCGCGTTGAACGACCTCGACGGCGAGACCGTCACCAGGGACGCCAACGTCGTTCTCCACGAGCGGGCCTTCGACGTCGTGGATATCGACCCGTTCGGGACGCCCATTCCCTTCGCCGATGCCGCGTTCCGGGGAACCGGTGAGCTCCTCTGCGTCACGGCCACCGACCTCGCCCCCCTCTGTGGAGCCCACTTCAACAGCGGTGTCAGGAGCTACAGCGCCGTCCCCAGAAACACCGAGTACCACGGCGAGATGGGCGTCCGCATACTCCTCGCTGCGCTCGCCCGGACTGCCGCCCGGTACGACGTGGCCGTCGACCCGCTGCTCACCCACGCCTCCGACCACTACGTTCGCACCTACCTCGGGCTCGACCGCGGTGCACAGGCCGCTGACGCGGCGCTCGACCGGCTGGGCCACATCTATCACTGCCAGGAGTGTCTGTGGCGCGAGACCGAGCGTGGGCTCACCGCGGACCCCCCGGACTGCTGTGGCAACTGCGGGGCGGCGGTCCAGACGGCCGGCCCCGTCTGGCTCGGCCGAACAGTCGAGGACGACTTCCTCGACGCGACCGCGGCGGCGGTCCCCGACGAGTTCGGGACTGCCGAGGAGGCCCGCGCCCTCCTCGAGACCCTCGGCGACGAACTCGACACCCCGACCCACTACGACCAGCACCGGCTGTGCAAGCTGTGGGGACGTCCGGCGACGGCGATGGACGACTTTCTCACCGACCTCCGGGCGGTGGGCCACGGCGCGAGCCGGACCCACTACGGCGGCACGACGTTCAAGACGACGGCGTCGGTCGGTGAGATCCGGACGGCCACCGGCGAGTCTGACTAA
- a CDS encoding trimeric intracellular cation channel family protein: protein MTPSVSELLVVDPFAVMNAVGLVAFALVGAAKAVREHFDIFGVAVVGLATAFAGGTTRDLLVNRVPLVLQAPVELGLGLLGVCLALVLTATRDAPDELRVTLLADAIGLAAFTTSGAIVATQTGVSPVGVVVVATVNAVGGGALADILLDRAPFILLDDFYASCAVLGGTAYVLADVVGLAGGAAAAVCASVVVGTRLAALVYGWELPTAQALGLAED from the coding sequence ATGACGCCGAGCGTCTCCGAGCTACTGGTCGTCGACCCGTTCGCGGTGATGAATGCGGTCGGGCTCGTGGCGTTCGCGCTCGTGGGCGCGGCCAAGGCGGTCCGCGAGCACTTCGACATCTTCGGGGTCGCCGTGGTCGGTCTCGCCACGGCCTTCGCCGGGGGAACCACCCGGGACCTGCTCGTCAACCGCGTGCCGCTCGTGCTCCAGGCGCCGGTCGAACTCGGCCTCGGCCTGCTCGGAGTCTGTCTGGCGCTCGTGCTGACGGCTACCCGGGACGCCCCGGACGAGCTCCGGGTGACGCTGCTGGCCGACGCTATCGGGCTCGCCGCGTTCACCACCTCCGGCGCCATCGTCGCCACCCAGACCGGCGTCTCGCCGGTCGGCGTCGTCGTGGTGGCGACGGTCAACGCCGTCGGCGGGGGCGCCCTCGCTGACATCCTGCTGGACCGGGCGCCCTTCATCCTGCTCGATGACTTCTACGCCAGCTGTGCGGTGCTCGGCGGGACTGCGTACGTGCTTGCGGACGTCGTCGGCCTGGCGGGTGGTGCCGCGGCTGCGGTCTGTGCGAGCGTGGTTGTCGGGACCCGGCTCGCCGCGCTGGTCTACGGCTGGGAGCTCCCGACCGCACAGGCGCTCGGGCTCGCCGAGGACTAG
- the lrp gene encoding HTH-type transcriptional regulator Lrp: MTYENLDRKLVNALLGDGRASLRSLAEDLDVSVTTVSNHLSDLEEQGIIQGYTPKIDYNALDYDVTAILQLKVEGSALKEVVDDLQEHRQMMSVYETTGDHDIIAVGKFTDTDDMNDEIKALLTDPDIKESNTSVVLNIAKEHEQFDLDLE, from the coding sequence ATGACGTACGAAAATCTGGACCGAAAGTTGGTGAATGCCCTGCTGGGCGACGGCCGGGCGAGCCTGCGAAGCCTCGCGGAAGACCTCGACGTGTCGGTCACCACCGTCTCGAATCACCTCTCGGACCTGGAGGAACAGGGGATCATCCAGGGGTACACCCCGAAGATCGACTACAACGCGCTGGACTACGACGTGACGGCGATCCTCCAGCTGAAAGTGGAGGGCAGCGCCCTGAAGGAGGTCGTCGACGACCTCCAGGAGCACCGCCAGATGATGAGCGTCTACGAAACCACCGGCGACCACGACATCATCGCGGTCGGGAAGTTCACCGACACCGACGACATGAACGACGAGATCAAGGCGCTGTTGACCGACCCCGACATCAAGGAGTCGAACACCAGCGTCGTGCTCAACATCGCCAAGGAACACGAGCAGTTCGACCTCGACCTGGAGTGA
- the glnA gene encoding type I glutamate--ammonia ligase, translating to MTSENLSGEAERVLDEIEEKGVDFLRLQFTDILGTVKNVSVPSDQAEKAFTEGIYFDGSSINGFVRIQESDMRLEPDPDTFAILPWRDGPEVTSARLICDVHDTSTDAPFEGDPRRVLKNAVDRANEMGYTVNTGPEPEFFLFEEDEDGNATVEYSDKGGYFDLAPKDLAQDVRGDIIYGLEDMGFDVEASHHEVAQSQHEIDFKYDDILSTADNVATFRSVVRAIAAQHDLHATFMPKPIPRINGSGMHTHLSLFTEDGENAFHDDDDEFNLSETAKQFLAGILDHAPAITAVANPTVNSYKRLIPGYEAPVYIAWSDVNRSALVRKPAARTPAASRIELRSPDPSCNPYLAFAAMIHAGLDGIERGLDCPDPVRENIYEFDEAKREEYGIETLPSNLGEAVDELEGDEVIQDALGPHVSEKFVEAKRQEFQEYLVEVSDWELDRYLEKF from the coding sequence ATGACAAGCGAAAATCTATCTGGCGAGGCAGAGCGCGTCCTCGACGAGATCGAGGAGAAGGGTGTCGACTTCCTGCGGCTGCAGTTTACCGACATCCTCGGGACAGTCAAGAACGTCTCCGTACCGTCCGACCAGGCGGAGAAAGCCTTCACCGAGGGGATCTACTTCGACGGCTCCTCGATCAACGGCTTCGTCCGCATCCAGGAGTCGGACATGCGCCTGGAGCCGGACCCGGACACGTTCGCCATCCTCCCGTGGCGCGACGGCCCCGAGGTCACGAGCGCCCGGCTGATCTGTGACGTCCACGACACGTCGACGGACGCCCCCTTCGAGGGCGACCCCCGGCGGGTCCTGAAAAACGCCGTCGACCGGGCCAACGAGATGGGCTACACGGTCAACACCGGCCCCGAGCCCGAGTTCTTCCTCTTCGAGGAAGACGAGGACGGCAACGCGACCGTCGAGTACTCCGACAAGGGCGGTTACTTCGACCTCGCGCCGAAGGACCTCGCACAGGACGTCCGCGGGGACATCATCTACGGGCTGGAAGACATGGGCTTCGACGTCGAGGCCAGCCACCACGAGGTCGCCCAGTCCCAGCACGAGATCGACTTCAAGTACGACGACATCCTCAGCACGGCGGACAACGTCGCCACGTTCCGGTCGGTCGTCCGGGCCATCGCTGCCCAGCACGACCTCCACGCCACGTTCATGCCCAAGCCGATCCCGCGGATCAACGGCTCGGGGATGCACACCCACCTCTCCCTCTTTACCGAGGACGGCGAGAACGCCTTCCACGACGACGACGACGAGTTCAACCTGAGCGAGACGGCAAAGCAGTTCCTCGCGGGCATTCTCGACCACGCACCCGCGATCACGGCGGTCGCCAACCCCACCGTCAACAGCTACAAGCGCCTGATCCCCGGCTACGAGGCCCCGGTCTACATCGCGTGGTCGGACGTCAACCGCTCGGCGCTGGTCCGCAAGCCCGCCGCGCGCACGCCCGCCGCGAGCCGGATCGAACTGCGCTCGCCGGACCCCTCCTGTAACCCGTATCTGGCGTTCGCCGCGATGATCCACGCCGGGCTGGACGGCATCGAGCGCGGGCTGGACTGTCCGGACCCCGTCCGGGAGAACATCTACGAGTTCGACGAGGCCAAACGCGAGGAGTACGGCATCGAGACGCTCCCCTCGAACCTCGGCGAGGCCGTCGACGAACTCGAGGGCGACGAGGTCATCCAGGACGCGCTGGGCCCGCACGTCTCCGAGAAGTTCGTCGAGGCAAAGCGCCAGGAGTTCCAGGAGTACCTCGTCGAAGTGTCGGACTGGGAGCTGGACCGCTACCTCGAGAAGTTCTGA
- a CDS encoding aminopeptidase, translating to MDPRIREHAEVVVDHSIDLSAGEDIVIDAHPVAEDLVVALHELAADRGANPLVIQERLGERYQRAFLRNRDEFETPAHLQALYEEMDVYIAIRGNGNVTETSDVDPETNAAYQQALQPLLDERLSKTWCLTQFPAAANAQLAGMSTEGYEDFVWDAVNKDWDAVREHQAQMVEILDPAEEVRIASGDTTEVTMSVAGNRTLNDYGEKNLPGGEVFTAPVPDSVEGEVLFDKPLYHQGREVTDVFLRFEGGEVVEHSAGKNEEVLTEVLNTDDGARRLGELGIGMNRDIDQFTYNMLFDEKMGDTVHMAVGRAYEETVGEGNDQNESAVHVDMIVDMSEDSVIEVDGEVVQRDGTFRFEE from the coding sequence ATGGACCCGCGCATCCGCGAGCACGCCGAGGTGGTAGTCGACCACTCGATCGACCTCTCGGCCGGAGAGGACATCGTCATCGACGCCCACCCGGTCGCCGAGGACCTGGTCGTGGCGCTGCACGAACTGGCCGCCGACCGGGGAGCGAACCCGCTCGTCATCCAGGAACGGCTCGGCGAGCGCTACCAGCGGGCCTTCCTGCGCAACCGTGACGAATTTGAGACGCCCGCGCACCTGCAGGCGCTGTACGAGGAGATGGACGTCTACATTGCGATCCGCGGGAACGGGAACGTCACCGAGACCAGCGACGTCGACCCCGAGACGAACGCCGCCTACCAGCAGGCTCTGCAGCCGCTGCTCGACGAGCGGCTCTCGAAGACCTGGTGTCTCACCCAGTTCCCCGCCGCCGCGAACGCTCAGCTCGCCGGGATGTCCACCGAGGGGTACGAGGACTTCGTCTGGGACGCCGTCAACAAGGACTGGGACGCGGTTCGCGAACACCAGGCACAGATGGTCGAGATCCTCGACCCCGCCGAGGAGGTCCGGATCGCCTCGGGAGACACGACTGAGGTCACCATGTCTGTCGCCGGCAACCGCACACTGAACGACTACGGCGAGAAGAACCTGCCCGGCGGCGAGGTGTTCACCGCGCCCGTCCCGGACAGCGTGGAGGGGGAGGTCCTGTTCGACAAGCCGCTCTACCACCAGGGCCGGGAGGTCACCGACGTCTTCCTGCGCTTCGAGGGCGGCGAAGTCGTCGAGCACTCCGCGGGGAAAAACGAGGAGGTGCTGACCGAGGTACTGAACACCGACGACGGCGCCCGGCGGCTGGGCGAACTCGGCATCGGCATGAACCGGGACATCGACCAGTTCACCTACAACATGCTGTTCGACGAGAAGATGGGCGACACCGTCCACATGGCGGTCGGCCGGGCCTACGAGGAGACCGTCGGCGAGGGCAACGACCAGAACGAGTCGGCCGTTCACGTCGACATGATCGTCGACATGAGCGAGGATTCGGTCATCGAGGTCGACGGCGAGGTCGTCCAGCGGGACGGCACCTTCCGGTTCGAAGAGTAG